ACCAAGACCAGTCAGGCCGTATATAGGACGGCGTAGCCAACTGAGACTACAACAACTCAAGCGGGAagacaagatgaagcaaCTCCATCAAGCAACGCACCCGCCAAGAGATGTTATAACGTTGGCAACCCCCAAACTAATAAACCTAGCGAAACTACCAAACTCTCCCAGCGTCTAGAGTAAAAGCGGCAatgcccgcgccgccgattCACACCAACTCGACTCTTTCAGCTCCCTCGTAACTGCAAGCCACGCCCCCCACGCGCCAACTTAAGCTTCAAGGAATCTTATTCACGCCACATGCGCTCGGATGTATACGAGATGCTGATCACCCGATCCCAGCCCTGTCACGACAATATATAAACCCCCTTCGCTCCCCTGTATCCCAAACCACACAGAGCAACTCTACCCCTCCCAGTCCCAACAATGAAGTccatcgccctcgccctcgccctcgggtGCGTGACAGCCTCAACAACCACCGACCGCCCCTACATATAGACTAACAAGCGCAAAATAGCTGcctcgcctccgcctccgccgtcACACCCGGCACGAAGCCACGGCCAAGTCACACCGACATCCCGGGCTgcccggcgccgacgacaacgcccaccaccgccaacccGCCTCATACCACGCCCGGCCTCTCGGAATGCGGCGTCACGACCACGCACACGTGGTACGggaacaagaccatgggcTGCCAGTACGATCCTTTGGGCGGCTGCATTGCCGACGGTACGTTTCGGATCCCGTCTTCCGAAGGAGCTAGAACAGACTGACTGACTTGTTGTTCAGCGATTCTCACGCTGCCGTGCGGGTGTACAAAGGCCACCAACGTGGTGCagcagacgacgacggttTGTGCAACGGTGCCAAGCGCCGTCAACTGCGTCACTGGATTCATGTTTACGACTACTGCCACGAATTGCTAGCATCTAGTCAAGTCAGTAGATAGATGGATAGATAGGATGTGAATGTCAACAGCTGCTATTCGATCTACACTTGACCCCCTTGTCTTGGTCGGAACACCCCTAAAAGTACGCCATTGCAGACCACCCAAGCACACCTTCCAGGTCGTCGCGTAAATCGGCGACGCCGTCGTAGCCTCCTCGCAGCGCGACGTCTGTCCGCTTTGCGGCCCCCAACTCGCTCCATCTGGCTAATACCGTGCCGTCGACCAAGGCCCTGCCCGACGAGGCTGCCGTTTCCACGCCCACCGCTACCGAGGACGGGTCTGGATACCGGTGTGCTTTGGTGTGAAGACCGCCGTGGGGAACAATCGCCGGGTGCAACTGATTCGTGACGGACAATAAGCGCCGGTACGTGGATTCGGCGAGGGGGGAGAGCGCGGCAAGCTGGCCCGAGGGACAGGCCAGCAGAAGCATGtgtgacgacgaggaagaagcctGCGGATAGGATGGGGAGTGGGTTCGCGGCAGGAGAAGTGTCGATGTGGGTGTGTTTGGTGTGACGGCAAAGGATGTCCGGTGCAGAAGCAGGTGGCCCTGCAGCGACTTGGGGTGCTCCGGGTTGAACTCCAAGATGTGCAAGTCTCCCTCCGCATCGACCGCCACCATGGACAAGTCCTCGCCGTCGGGTAAGAAGTCGGCCGCCAAGAGGGGCAGCTTGCCGCTGCTTTTGCCCAATATCTTGAACGTGTAGGGCTCTTCGGTGTACCCTGCGAACCACAGGCCCTTGAACACATCTGCCATGACGCAGAGGCCGGTCCCGGGGAGCTCCTTGACGCTGGCTACGTGGCAGCTCATGTCCAAAAACGCTACAGGCAACAGAGATCCGTCCTCCTTGAGACCGCGGACCATGCACTTCTGGCCCTGGGCGACGAGCATCAATCCCTGCGCCCCAACTTCCGACAAGGCCGTCACGCCGCCTCGGGGTATTTCCTCCTTGGCGATTAGCTTGAGGCGTTTGTTTGTCTCTGGCCGCCCTGGTTCTGGAATCACCGTCACAATGTCAAACACCTGCACTCGTCCTCTGGTTGGCAGATCCTCCCCCTTGGACAGCGCTGTGCCGACAGCGACGAGCATTTTCCTTTCCTTGGTTTCTTCTGACACCTCAAGGTGTAGAGTCTTCATGCTCTCAATCGATTCGCAAggttccagctccagctcatGGATTACCGTCCATGTTACTGGGTTAATGAGCTTCAGGATGCCTCGTGCCATGGTTGGCGGAAAGTTGCTAGTCTCCTTTGCCCATTCTTTGTGATAATCATCGTCTCGAGGAAGTTCAAATTGCTCCAGCTTGGTGCAGCCAACCACATAAGTGCCCGTAGGTTGATGATACGAAATCATGCCCACATCACCATCCAATGCTATCTTTTTGACGGAAACTCCTAATTCGGTGAAGTTGGCGTTACTTGGAAGCTGCGTTACTCGGGCAAtgccctccatgtcgacGTAAATGAATCCTCGGTCACAACCCTCAGTGTGGAACGTGCTCATTCCTCGAACGCCCAAGCCTTGCAGGCCCATCACCCGCGGCTCGCTGTGACTACTCTTCAGCACAAAACTTGGTGAGGCATTTGGAAGAAAGACGGCGCCATAACCATTCACATTTGCACACCGTCGCAGTGGCACGAATCGCGGTGGTTCTGCGTCATCCTCGGATACCTCTGGAGCCGTCTTGGCAAGTGATGTGTTGACACATTTTTTGAAGAGCAAAGAGGCTGACAACTCAGCGTCGCCCTCTGCTTGACATCGTACAGGTTCGTAGATGGTCAAGTCATCACTAGCATGTCGTACCTAACATGGTTAGTATGTGAATGTGAATCACTCCAAGACACTTACAATCAGGTATGGCGTCTGTGAAATGGCATCGCCCAAATCAGCCACAAGAATTTCCGTAATGCTCTCTTTGCTTGCCCCCTTTCTGGCTACAAAGGCTGCCGACAAGAAGGGTGGGATCGAAGTAAGAGCCTCTGCAACAAACACAGGCCTGGACACATCAGGCAGTGCGTAAACCTACGTCTGTCAGCGACGCACCCGAATCAGCTTCATGTAGAGACTTACATGCAAGGCACCAACTGAACTAAGCAAAAACATCATGATTCGATCCGTCTCGTCAGCTTGCTGTTCGTTGACATTATTCTGGAAGATCCCCTGTGTATCATTGTACAGGCATCCTGAAGCCCATTTGGTCGACTTGAGGGTTCCATCCGGCTTTAAAACCTCCTCCAGTTCGTTGTTGCTATGTATTTGGGCGATAAAGATGCTACTATCATCTCGAATCAGAAGCAGATATGGGTCGACTATGCTAGCAC
The DNA window shown above is from Metarhizium brunneum chromosome 1, complete sequence and carries:
- the paa-3 gene encoding Protein cft1: MQVYTELVPPSAVTHSLSLPLTSASANNLVVAKGSLLQIFSTRSIPAELDPQAQDAQSSVKEDHVHFDRRANDDDGLESSFLGGESLIVRADPSNITKLVLIAEIPLAGTVIGLARVKVKNTPSGGEALLLAYKAAKMCLTEWHPQRHTLETTSIHYYEKDELQGAPWEMPFGDYVNYLEADPGSRCVAFKFGSRNLAILPFTQSEEDLEMDDWDEDLDGPRPVKEEPPLTNGDGPGDHDLVKSRYTPSFVLRLPLLDPSLLHPVHLAFLHEYREPTFGILSSMQSPSAALGIKDHLTYKVFTLDLQQRASTTILSVTGLPQDLFRVMALPAPMGGALLVGENELIHIDQSGKPNGVAVNDMAKQMTSFSLVDQSELGLRLEGCAVELLANDIGELLLILNDGRLAIVCFHIDGRTVSKISIRLVSAEYGGNLIKSQVSCISKLGSNTLFLGSESNDSIVLGWSRKQGQEKRKKSRLLDPDLALDVDDLDLDDDEDDDLYGNDASLAKPSHTINGGSKPGEVSFRIQDALLSIAPIRDVACGAPVLVPDSEEATLSKGVTAELELACAVGRGPSGSVAILNREIQPKVIGRFDFPEARGFWTMCAKKPLSKGAAVASDFDTTGQYDKYMIVAKVDLDGYETSDVYALTAAGFETLKDTEFEPAAGFTVEAGTMGKQMRIIQVLKSEVRCYDGDLGLSQILPMLDEDTGAEPRATSASIVDPYLLLIRDDSSIFIAQIHSNNELEEVLKPDGTLKSTKWASGCLYNDTQGIFQNNVNEQQADETDRIMMFLLSSVGALHVYALPDVSRPVFVAEALTSIPPFLSAAFVARKGASKESITEILVADLGDAISQTPYLIVRHASDDLTIYEPVRCQAEGDAELSASLLFKKCVNTSLAKTAPEVSEDDAEPPRFVPLRRCANVNGYGAVFLPNASPSFVLKSSHSEPRVMGLQGLGVRGMSTFHTEGCDRGFIYVDMEGIARVTQLPSNANFTELGVSVKKIALDGDVGMISYHQPTGTYVVGCTKLEQFELPRDDDYHKEWAKETSNFPPTMARGILKLINPVTWTVIHELELEPCESIESMKTLHLEVSEETKERKMLVAVGTALSKGEDLPTRGRVQVFDIVTVIPEPGRPETNKRLKLIAKEEIPRGGVTALSEVGAQGLMLVAQGQKCMVRGLKEDGSLLPVAFLDMSCHVASVKELPGTGLCVMADVFKGLWFAGYTEEPYTFKILGKSSGKLPLLAADFLPDGEDLSMVAVDAEGDLHILEFNPEHPKSLQGHLLLHRTSFAVTPNTPTSTLLLPRTHSPSYPQASSSSSHMLLLACPSGQLAALSPLAESTYRRLLSVTNQLHPAIVPHGGLHTKAHRYPDPSSVAVGVETAASSGRALVDGTVLARWSELGAAKRTDVALRGGYDGVADLRDDLEGVLGWSAMAYF